AAATGATTAATATAAAAAGAGTCAGGTAACCAACTCCCTTTGGGGGAGTTGGAACTTAACTCCCTTTACGGGGATTTAAGCAACTAACTCTCCTTTGCGGGGAGTTGAGTAACTGACTCTTTTTTTTGTATTCATACATAAATAAGTGGAGAGATGTATATATGATGACATTGTTATCAAGAATCTGGTTGTTACTATCGCATAAATCTTTTCTCTGGTTGTTACTATTTGTCAATTTGTCTGGCACTGTTTACGGGTATGATTGGTATAAGTGGCAACTGGTAATTACCGAACCAAAGTATTGGATATTTGTTCCAGACAGTCCGACTGCCAGCTTGTTTTTCACATTAGCGATAATCGGTTGGTTGATCAATCGAAACTTTAAATTAATTGAGGCATTAGCACTCATCACGCTTGTCAAATACGGTCTTTGGGCAGTCGTCATGAATTTGTTAACACTCATTGAAACAGGTTCGATCGGTTGGGTTGGATGGATGTTGATCACTTCACATTTTGCAATGGCTGTCCAAGCAATCTTATATATTCCATTTTATAAATTCGGGTTTGGTCATATTACGCTCGCTGCAATTTGGACGTTGCATAACGATGTCATCGACTATATATTCGGGCAAATGCCGATATATAGCAATTTGATGAAGTACAGCAATCAAATCGGTTATTTCACATTTTGGCTTTCGATTGCCTGTATCGCGATTGCTTATTTTGTTTGGCGTGAAAGAACGCAAACTCCTATATCGTCATAGCAAATAGTTGCGATGTATCCTTTAGCGATATAAAATAGTAATAGAGATAAAAGAGGAGGAAATGCAGAAATGGGTTCATATCTAATTTACTTGGCGATTATTATCATATTGCCACTGTACGCACAATATAAAGTGAAAAGCACGTACAATAAATATTCTAAAATTC
This genomic window from Sporosarcina sp. Marseille-Q4063 contains:
- a CDS encoding DUF1405 domain-containing protein, with protein sequence MMTLLSRIWLLLSHKSFLWLLLFVNLSGTVYGYDWYKWQLVITEPKYWIFVPDSPTASLFFTLAIIGWLINRNFKLIEALALITLVKYGLWAVVMNLLTLIETGSIGWVGWMLITSHFAMAVQAILYIPFYKFGFGHITLAAIWTLHNDVIDYIFGQMPIYSNLMKYSNQIGYFTFWLSIACIAIAYFVWRERTQTPISS